Proteins from a genomic interval of Arachis hypogaea cultivar Tifrunner chromosome 10, arahy.Tifrunner.gnm2.J5K5, whole genome shotgun sequence:
- the LOC112716222 gene encoding uncharacterized protein, translating into MSNTNPVQATFEEAASMEHIRTLIAEARGDGLDPVFVAERVRQQRWVSENPDEVARLISNTRRNGPADEMIPDRDWSKVVGWRSRQTSLRLVCKELSRPAPYYQTQTRHFTVVGNVHRFFILVPPGVRTGALSAVGRFSTDPHLAREDAAAEMIRVLLEISGKHLDDYNYDLLDEALSVNYELQWEIGAVKSSYKELRSSYRYVLCCNNSELVDSDSDSS; encoded by the exons ATGTCCAACACCAACCCTGTTCAAGCCACTTTTGAAGAGGCAGCATCGATGGAGCACATCCGCACTCTGATCGCAGAAGCACGTGGCGATGGCCTGGATCCGGTCTTCGTTGCTGAGCGTGTGAGACAGCAGCGGTGGGTGTCCGAAAACCCCGATGAGGTGGCCAGGCTCATAAGCAACACACGGAGAAACGGACCAG CCGACGAGATGATCCCAGATCGTGACTGGAGCAAGGTCGTTGGTTGGAGGAGCCGCCAAACATCCTTAAGACTAGTATGCAAGGAGCTCTCTAGGCCTGCTCCTTATTACCAGACCCAAACACGACACTTCACTGTTGTCGGCAATGTTCACAGGTTTTTCATTTTGGTCCCTCCGGGAGTGCGTACCGGTGCATTGTCTGCAGTTGGCAGATTCTCGACGGACCCTCACCTTGCTCGGGAGGATGCGGCGGCAGAGATGATCCGGGTCTTGCTGGAGATATCCGGAAAGCATCTTGATGATTACAACTACGACCTTCTAGACGAGGCGCTGTCAGTCAATTACGAACTACAATGGGAGATCGGGGCGGTGAAGTCCAGCTACAAGGAGCTCCGGTCCTCCTATAGGTACGTTCTCTGCTGTAACAACTCGGAATTGGTAGACTCCGACTCGGACTCTTCTTAA